One part of the Vicia villosa cultivar HV-30 ecotype Madison, WI linkage group LG6, Vvil1.0, whole genome shotgun sequence genome encodes these proteins:
- the LOC131611958 gene encoding protein NODULATION SIGNALING PATHWAY 2-like, with the protein MIQQENFHSPWPLIYEDINPSTFDNQVVDPYSFTMINHVNDDYIPYTIIMDDHVENCDPYDIIMDDHVDDYEFSTLLTTSDTTLFDNISMFTNDHIQFPIEQETLELPSLMEFESFHSILYPQIVDIQDHPYQEESSNLLGDSCKTVISSTLTTDDFPSKKISYEAWSPTQSMKSDFSSTQQSLILPQENMEIDNKVILPHLMEAYGEALEKGQKALAEVHLKCISQKVTPLGDSLETLAFYLSQEVTNHGDYLKGEAHKNFEEAFKVIYQGNPIGKIAHFAAISSILEAAMLEDCDEIHIIDFCIGNGIQWPFLLEAVSKMKKRLKLTSIKWSDENSECVWNFEDTKRELYEYAKSCGLKLKVEEKELEELVSEIKRMNKKVLKKEFLAFNLMIGLPHMGMVRSRRKSAFEFVKVAEDLIKNYGSKGMITFGDGDAFEKLKNSLNFKSFFEGNLVHYKALLESIESQFSEKFSEARIACEVLFVAPCISSLDWLQTWEEMKRDGNFEVELGLEGGRLSKSVLMEVSEVLRGSERSYEARIEGQNDNELVLEWKGTQLLRFSIWKN; encoded by the coding sequence ATGATTCAACAAGAAAATTTTCACTCTCCATGGCCATTAATCTATGAAGACATAAACCCATCAACTTTTGATAATCAAGTTGTTGATCCCTATAGCTTCACCATGATAAACCATGTTAATGATGACTATATTCCATATACCATCATCATGGATGACCATGTTGAGAACTGTGATCCATATGACATCATCATGGATGACCATGTTGATGATTATGAATTCAGTACTCTACTAACCACCTCAGATACTACTCTCTTTGACAACATCTCCATGTTCACTAATGATCATATCCAATTTCCAATTGAACAAGAAACCTTAGAACTTCCATCACTAATGGAATTTGAATCTTTTCATTCAATTTTATATCCCCAAATTGTTGATATTCAAGATCATCCGTATCAAGAAGAAAGTTCAAATCTTCTCGGAGACAGTTGTAAAACGGTCATCAGTTCTACTTTAACCACCGATGATTTCCCTTCGAAAAAAATTTCTTATGAAGCATGGAGTCCAACACAATCAATGAAATCAGATTTTTCCTCAACACAACAATCACTTATTCTTCCACAAGAAAACATGGAAATTGACAACAAAGTGATTCTTCCACACTTGATGGAAGCATATGGAGAAGCCTTGGAGAAAGGACAAAAAGCACTAGCAGAAGTTCATTTGAAGTGTATAAGCCAAAAAGTGACTCCACTTGGTGATTCTCTAGAGACACTTGCATTTTATTTGTCACAAGAAGTGACAAATCATGGAGATTATCTCAAAGGGGAAGCTCACAAGAATTTTGAAGAAGCTTTTAAGGTAATTTATCAAGGAAATCCAATTGGAAAAATAGCTCATTTTGCAGCTATTTCATCTATTCTTGAGGCTGCTATGTTAGAAGATTGTGATGAAATTCACATAATTGATTTTTGTATTGGAAATGGAATTCAATGGCCTTTTTTATTAGAGGCGGTTTCGAAgatgaagaaaagattgaaattgacaTCAATTAAATGGAGTGATGAAAATTCTGAATGTGTTTGGAACTTTGAGGATACCAAAAGAGAACTTTATGAGTATGCTAAATCatgtggtttgaaattgaaggTAGAGGAAAAAGAATTGGAAGAGTTGGTTAGTGAGATCAAAAGAATGAACAAGAAGGTTTTGAAGAAAGAGTTTTTGGCTTTTAATTTGATGATTGGTCTTCCTCATATGGGAAtggtaagaagcagaagaaaaagTGCTTTTGAGTTTGTAAAAGTAGCTGAGGATTTGATCAAGAACTATGGTAGCAAGGGAATGATTACTTTTGGTGATGGTGATGCAtttgaaaaactcaaaaatagttTAAATTTTAAGTCATTTTTTGAAGGGAATTTGGTGCATTATAAGGCCTTGTTGGAATCAATTGAGTCACAATTTTCAGAAAAATTCTCAGAAGCAAGAATTGCATGTGAGGTGTTGTTTGTTGCACCTTGTATATCTTCTCTTGATTGGTTACAAACATGGGAAGAGATGAAAAGGGATGGTAATTTTGAGGTTGAGTTGGGCTTAGAAGGTGGAAGATTGAGCAAAAGTGTTTTGATGGAAGTAAGTGAAGTTTTGAGAGGAAGTGAAAGGTCATATGAGGCAAGAATTGAAGGACAAAATGATAATGAACTTGTTTTGGAATGGAAAGGAACTCAATTATTAAGATTTTCAATTTGGAAAAACTAA